In the genome of Taurinivorans muris, one region contains:
- a CDS encoding helix-turn-helix domain-containing protein, whose translation MGTFNEIYKRILFVANCQTQIDLAGILEISQSSISDAKRRQSVPSDWLIKLYDRFGVNPDWLREKKEPMYLRGIATIDEENSHFVLEDVSRGFMAKVYDTFCEKTPDGYTFKTLDEVVLPKNLQKCTSHVFNHNGNGMDPSIPRLALVGISAKKNEETMPVISGELYALHLPQEGIIFRRIFQNIADNTYTLCFEHPELPKNIISFESLQEKLLGKVTWVLHKF comes from the coding sequence ATGGGAACTTTTAATGAAATATATAAACGTATTTTATTCGTAGCCAACTGCCAGACGCAAATAGATTTGGCGGGCATTCTGGAAATCAGCCAATCGAGCATTTCCGATGCCAAAAGAAGGCAATCCGTCCCCTCCGACTGGCTTATAAAACTCTACGACAGGTTTGGCGTAAACCCTGACTGGCTGAGAGAAAAGAAAGAACCGATGTACTTACGCGGCATTGCCACCATTGACGAAGAGAATTCCCATTTTGTTCTGGAAGACGTTTCACGCGGCTTCATGGCAAAAGTTTATGACACGTTTTGCGAAAAAACACCGGACGGCTATACTTTTAAAACCCTTGATGAAGTCGTTCTGCCGAAAAACCTGCAAAAATGCACAAGCCACGTTTTCAATCATAACGGAAACGGCATGGACCCAAGCATACCCCGCCTTGCGCTTGTCGGAATTTCCGCCAAAAAGAACGAAGAAACAATGCCTGTCATTTCCGGAGAACTTTATGCGCTTCACTTACCGCAGGAAGGCATAATTTTCAGAAGAATTTTCCAAAACATCGCCGACAACACCTACACCCTTTGCTTCGAACATCCCGAACTTCCCAAAAACATCATCAG